The genomic DNA GTAAGTTCACATCACGGGCCAGGCGATTTCTGGCTGATGGACCCCGGGGGCGAATGGGGGCTAGGGAGGATAACACTAGAGGGCAGGGCAATCGAACGGGTGGCATGGGAGTCACGTGGCTTCTAATAACTGTGGGTGAAGTGGGTGGACCCTCTGGATTTAGGGTTTCGTGGAAAGCTGCATGGATTAAGAATGAAGGGTCTGGTTTTCTTACAGGTTGCCAGACTCCAATCATGGCCAATTTAGACGATTTCTTCGCCAAgaaggacaagaagaagaagcagcgGGGCTTCAGCAAGGCCAATACGGACGTGTTGGCCAAGAACCTCGAGGAGCAAGACCGCAAGGAGATGCTATCGGCCAGTGAGCAGGCTTCTCGAGGACCCTTGGCCACCTCGGAGGCCACCAAATTGGCTTTGGAGACCACCGATATTGACTTGGCTGGAAATTCCAGACAAAACTCGCAAGTAAGAGAGGTCATTTGTTGCACCTTAGCCtgaatcttgaaatggatgGGTTGCCTCTACGCGTTATTCTCTGCCAAGAAGTTGACGTCttactttcacttttttcatacTTAACCTTAAAAGGTGTTAAAAGAGTTTAGCACTCTGTCCCAGTATATCAAATTTACCACAAGCTAAAAAGAACATGGTTACTATTGGGGGAGGATGTGATAGTCTGGGGTTATATGGGAAGCATTTATGTAGAGGGACTGAGGCTATTGATTGGGCATGATTGTAATATTCAAGGAATATTTAATCACGAATAGCGACTCTTTTGAATGGGGTGGTCTGCTTTGTCGCTGTAGACGGACGATGATTGGTTTGAATACAAGAAGGAGAGAGACTTCAGCGACCTTAAGATCAAGAACCTCATGATTGAGCATCCCGAAGAGAATCACGACGATGATGAACATGAAGTCAACGAGGACGGACAGAAAGTGCTCAAAGTCAAGGGCGAGAGCGTTTGGAGTAAAAGCCAAGGCCAGAACAACAACCAGACATCCGCAGGTGAGCATCGCCTGGCCGAAAAAGACTGGTTCGACCAGTATAACGTGAGAGTAATCTTGTGATTTCATTTGTCCAATCAAAGAACTGCCATTGACGTAGTACCGTTTTAACATAACTAATTATGACAATGATGTACTGATAGGTCAATTACTGACGTTAGTTTTCCACGGTAATCGGAACCCGATTCATGTTTTAGTTTCCCATTCGTTTCAGAAAACTCGTCCAACGACGATTCGAGCACCGAAAATCGACCTAGCGCTAATGACACATCTTCTGCCCACGACGCTTCCAAATCGGCTGGTGAATCGGGCAGCACTGCTGCCTCGGTGGCTGCCGCGTACGTCCCGCCTCATATGAAAAACAGCGCTGCCGGCCACTCGTTAGCTCCCGTGAGACTCGCGGGGATGCGCAGTGGCGGTCACGGGCCTGGTATGCGGAATCGTGCCGCACCCAATATCAATAGCGAGGTCAATTTCCCGTCCTTGGGCGGTGGCGCTGTGGAACCGGGCCGAAATACCGGGTAAGTGTCTTAGCCGGAGTAGGAATGCCTCCTGATGAGTCTGCTGAAGCTTGGACTAACGCTTGACCTCTAATTGGTTTCTCTCTATTCAGCCCTTTAATCGCGAGTTGTTGGTCCGAATCTAACAATCGACTCAAAGAGTAGGTTCCCTCGTTGCGGTCCATAAGTTACATTCCACTTTTGTGTTTTGTTCACCCCGATTTGGTCTTTTATAGTATTGAAtcgtgttgtttttttttatcccatGTACAGAGTGGCTAGAAATACGGCAATTTCACTTGTACCATTGAAAACACGAACCAAGCAAACATTCAAAGCACAATTTCTCGCGCTCATATTTTAACCATGGCCATCTTTCATCTATCTGCAAACAAATTGAACTCATTTTCCACCCTCAAAGAGACGGGAGCGAATTTCTCGAAATCTGCCTTTACTTAGATAATAGCAATGGCTACAAAAAATTGGAATCTTTGGCCCCGTGTAGGTCAGCTACCCAACTTTTTAACGATATAACTTTGGAAGGAACCAATTTACAGTTAAATTCTGTAAGCGAAACTCACTTTGAATGCATCCATCTTCgtttctttttattattttggaAAGGGACTCTGATTTGCTCCAAACCGAAGCGGGCAGATTTGACGGGAAACCTGTttacagtccatatttcttgaTGTTCTTGGTATATAGGAGCCTGCTCTCCTCCGCCATAGTTAGGTGATTGCTGCGGTGGTCACAAATGA from Tigriopus californicus strain San Diego chromosome 1, Tcal_SD_v2.1, whole genome shotgun sequence includes the following:
- the LOC131880864 gene encoding protein CDV3 homolog isoform X1; protein product: MANLDDFFAKKDKKKKQRGFSKANTDVLAKNLEEQDRKEMLSASEQASRGPLATSEATKLALETTDIDLAGNSRQNSQTDDDWFEYKKERDFSDLKIKNLMIEHPEENHDDDEHEVNEDGQKVLKVKGESVWSKSQGQNNNQTSAENSSNDDSSTENRPSANDTSSAHDASKSAGESGSTAASVAAAYVPPHMKNSAAGHSLAPVRLAGMRSGGHGPGMRNRAAPNINSEVNFPSLGGGAVEPGRNTGPLIASCWSESNNRLKDGHDFEEVRSGGSTGSSKAFDAPKVSLDNKFELLRE
- the LOC131880864 gene encoding protein CDV3 homolog isoform X2, whose product is MANLDDFFAKKDKKKKQRGFSKANTDVLAKNLEEQDRKEMLSASEQASRGPLATSEATKLALETTDIDLAGNSRQNSQTDDDWFEYKKERDFSDLKIKNLMIEHPEENHDDDEHEVNEDGQKVLKVKGESVWSKSQGQNNNQTSAENSSNDDSSTENRPSANDTSSAHDASKSAGESGSTAASVAAAYVPPHMKNSAAGHSLAPVRLAGMRSGGHGPGMRNRAAPNINSEVNFPSLGGGAVEPGRNTGGHDFEEVRSGGSTGSSKAFDAPKVSLDNKFELLRE